ATGGGTAAAGAACTACAAGAAAGACCTGCAAGAATCAGACGGCGACCGACAGTAGTAACATCCAGAGCAGAAGGGGCCACATAATAATCGAACCGATGGCCATCGGCAGCATCAGTTTCGTCTTTATTTTTTTCAAGCCACTCTCTAAGAAGGACGTCCAGGTCCTGGTCCTTTCCCTAGACGGCAGAGTGGAGGCAGCTGCAAGAAATCCAAAGGAGGGATTTGAAATTGTCTATAAACAACAACCGTACGAACGAAAACAAGAAAAACGCTACTGCCACAGAGGCAGTCAGGATCTACAAACCTACGCTTCTCAAGGAGGATCCGTTGCCGCTTGACAGGGCGGAGCTCTCGTACGCAGAGAAGCTACTGCAGGCGTCAAGCAACGGTCTCATACCCGTGAAACTGGAGCAGGATGTGGTAATCCAGCGTATCTCGCACGACCTCTACGCCAATGCAGAATCTGGCTTTAGAGAGCTTTACAACAACGAAGCCAGGGCATGCAGGATAGCAAGGAACCACTACGACGCAAGTCCAAGGATAGAGGTAACCCTCGTCCCGTCAGAAAGGAAACTGGTGATCCACGGGATAGACAGCACAGGGATGTCCCAGGAGAAATTCCTGACTGTGTACACTGTCCTTGGCAGAAGCGATAATTTCGACTCTACCGAGGTCGGACAATTCGGCATGGGGAGAGCATCGTACACATGCATGTCAGACATAATGGTGTTGGAGACGTACAGCAGGGAGACTGGGGAAAAGTACGCAGTCATGGGAAAGAACGGAATAGGCTACAACGTGCTTCCAGAGCCTGCAGACCTGAAGGAGTACGGCACCAGAATAACGCTGACCGTGCGTCAAGACATAGGCATCCTAAACCTGGTCAAGTACATGATGAAAGTGTGCATGTTTTCAGGCATTGATACCTACCTGAATCTGAAAGAAGACATCTCCACAGACGGATTGCCATCATACCGCACAGAGAAAGTCCATACCAAGGCAGGAAGGTACAGGCTCGGTACGATAACGTTTGCCGAGTACCTTGAAAACAAGGTACAGACAACTGAAACGTACAGACCACTCGTAAAGATGGTGTTCGTTGAGTCGAAAGATACTGACTTTTACCTCTATGGCATCATCGCCATAAGAAAGGGATACGACAATGACCTCGTCGCTGAAATTCCTGACAGCAGCTCTGGCGAAACGTATCTTCTTGGCACACCAATAGAAGCAGATGGGATACAGCTGCCGTTCTCCTACTGGGTGCTCAATGTAAAGGACGAAAGGAAATATCCGCCGACTGCAGACCGGGAGAGGCTAAGCGATAATGCGATCAACGCGATAGAAGACAAGGTAAAGAGCAGCCTGAAGGAAAAGCTGCAATTTCTGGACCTGAAATCCGTGCAGGACTATGTAGAATCTCCGTACAAGCCAATCTACAGAGTTTTAGAAGGGATGGGTCTTGGGGAATACCTCTCGGAATACACCATAGACCTGTGCAAGTTTGTGGAGATAGCTGTAAAAACACCGGAATATGCCGGCAGGGCAAAGATTGGAGACCTGCTTGCGCAGTCGCAGAACCTCTTCTATCTGGACAGCCTCAACGAAAACAAGATCGCCCTGATACGGTCCAAGGTGCCGGATGCCCTGGTATTCAGGCTTGGGAGCAAACAAGAGCACGAATCATCTTCCATAGACGCCTTTCAACTGTTCAGAAAATTCGGTGTAAAGTTCGGCGAGGAATTCATCCGGGAAAACAACTTGAAGACGAAAAGAAGGGAAAGGATAGTTCCTGAAGACCTTCCAGTCCACGAAGCTGGCGCAGGCTGGTACAGCTGGGGAAGATTCAGGACTGTGAAAAGGCATACGACCAGAACTGCAAGGGAAGACGTAGGCAGCGATACCATAAGGGTGCCTGAAGGCTCGATGAGAAAGTACCTGCGTCTTCTGTCCATGGTGCAGACAAGGTACAAGGTTGTCAGAGACGACCGAGAGCTTGACAGCAATGGCAGAGGAACAGCCCTGAAATCGTTTGTGGATGGCGTAGGTAGGAAAATGGTGCAGACAAGCGACGGCAAGATGAGGGTAACAGATACCATCACACGTTCAAACAAGAAGAAAGTGAAACTTGTCCTGTACAGCGACCCCTCGATAACAAGGTACACACATTCGGAAGAGCATCTGTCGATTGCAGGAGACGATGACCTGCTCTTTGAATTGATGGCCTTCTACGAGTTTCATGGCATCGAGTACGCTGCAGACATGGATGGTTCAGAGGCACTGGCGCTTGTAGCCGGTCATGACTTCAGAAGAGGCGAATTCATTGCAGACCCCGGCTATCCCAAGATTGGCGACGTGGAAATACTGTACAGCGTAGTCCATGCTGCAAATGCGATCAAAGACGAAAAAATGCTGAACGTATTCCTCAACGCAGTCAGGTATTCGAAAGAAGCAACAGAAGTCAAAGAGATGAGGGAATACCTAATTTCAAAGGAGTTGGGCCACAGATGACTGCCGCTGCAGCATACACCATCCTTGAGGAGCGAAAGGACATGCTTGTCCTTATCCTCAACGGCAAGGTGCAAACGGTGCCATTGACACCATACACTGAAGTAAAGTACAAGCATTTCAACGGCAACAGGATAGCCTACAGATTCAACGAGGAAATGGAAGTACAGGAGACGTACGACGACGGCATATTCAACTGCTCCTACAAGACTGCACAGATGCAGATAAGAAAACGAGATGCGATAGCCGAAGCGATTCTGCAGCACTACAGATGCGGGTCAACGTCAACATACGAAAGACTGTTTCAACTTGAATATACGGACAGGAACTGCATTGAATTGTTGAAGTTCATGCTGGCCGGATACAGACAGAGGCTCCGCTTTGAAGAGAAAAGCAACGATGAAGCAATCCACATCGACGGCAGCTTCAAGGTGGACAGGCACGGAAACGCGTACGTAAGAGACGGCCACGAATACAGGAGAATCTGCATAGTTGTCCAGGGGAGCCTGTCTGAAACGGGCGTCGAGACTCCCATTGGAAGGATACCGCTTGACGAGACAGCTCTGACAATACTGGCAAAGACGATATTCCTGCTGAACCCAAAGCTGGAAGACGAGGTATTCAGAAGTCAGGTGCCATCACAAATACTGGCCGCACTCGAGCAGTCTAGAGGGAAGGCTGTCTCAGCCTCGCCTTAACTTCTTTCCGGATAAGACGATGACAGATTAGTGGTGGCAAATAGAATGGAAAAAGAATTGATTGACGAAGTAAGGGCCAGACTGCATGCCATGATAGACGCAGCAATAGACGAATATTCTGCGAAATTGAACAAGAGTGCAGGACAGCAGATACCAACTCCTGACGGACTTGACATCGACAAACTTCCATGGCAAACGAGCAAGCACGGCCAGTACGAATACCTGTTTCCGTCACAGGTGCCAGACAACCTCCGAGCAGCGCTGCTAAATGGCAAAGCTCAGATCAAAGACTGCATCCTGTATCTGACAAAGCAAGGATCCGTAAGGAGATACCACATTACAAACAACAAACAGGCTGCAAATTCAAGCGCGGCATCGACGGGTGGCGGTGGAGATGTCAAACGATAACATCCACAAGAATACAGTGCGTCCTCCAAAAATAACGTCGGTACGAAAACTAACCCGCATACTAAACGACGCCATGAGAAACGGTGAGAAAGAGCTGGTCAAAGAAACGGTCCTTGAAAATACGGAGACTGCGAAGAAAGCAATCCCGTACCTGAACATGAAGTACAGACACTACGTAAGAAAGGTTTTGGAAGGTTCCGGGTAATCCCGTTCGGTCGAAAACCCCGATTCTGGACTTTTCGGTCCAACGTCTTCCAGGGCAAATCCCCTGACGATGGTGCTCCTACCAAGCACCTGCTCAGCAATACTTGCTGGGTTGGCCCGTCCTGCCCAAATCCTTAACCGGATACATGGGACTGGCCGAAACCTAGGGACAGACTACGTCCCTATGGTCGGGATAGTCAACAGCTACTACGGATTCTGATACAGTAGCAATGCCGTCATAAATTACATTTTACACCAGTAACTCGGGCAAATCTTGGTTTTCCATGCCGACTGTTATTTTCGGGTGACGACTCGATAATATGGGGTATTTATAGAAGAAACCACTTCTGTGTGGTTACAATGAGCTACGGAGAAAGAAGGGGCGGCGGAGGCGGCTTTGAAAGGCGCGGCTTCGGTGGCCCGAAACCAGTTGAAGAAGGCAAAGAGTACGACGTTGAGGTGACAGAAGTCAGTCGACAAGGCGACGGTATTGCAAGGATCCAAGGCTTTGTGATATTCGTCAAAGGCGCCAAGGTGGGCGACAAGTGCAAAGTCAAGATTAAAAGTGTTGGTCCAAGGTTCGCCACGGCAGAAAAAGTCTAAGCTATACAATCGCGGAGCCTAGCTCCGATTCATTTTATCCGACTTTGTCATCCGACGGCCGTCTGAAGTCATCATCTTGCGGCATTCTTGCCTTTCTGTCCATTTCTTTTGATCGAATCTAGTGCAGTCCTTCTTATCGACAATCTTCGATTCGTCGTAACGCAGCCGTATCGTCATAATGCAGCCTACATCATCCGTTTTCCCCGCATTATTCATTTTCATGTCCAATTTTCTTTTACCTTATCATACATTTTCTGCTCTTTGCGCAAGCCTGTAAGTAAGGTTCCCGACTTCACAGTTCAACCAATCATCAAACGCTTCATTCAAAATCTGTCTTTACAAGCTGTGTAATACCCGTTATCGCTCCGCACAATTGCTGATGCTTTTTCTTCATGGCCCTCAACCTCTTTTTCAAATTGCTCATCTTGCAATGGTAGTTGTTGTAGTGGTTTACATCAGCCTTTTCCTTACCCAAGTATATCATCTCGACCTTTCTAGCAGAAACCCTTCTCTCAAGGTAATAGTATGGCCCATGCCCTTTCTTTGTCCTTGCGCAGTAACAGTTTGGACTTCCGCACCTGATAAACCGCACCTGTATCGAGCCGCCATATTGCACAGACAGCTCGTCGACCTCTTTCTGCACCTGCTTGATCTGCTCTGCAAGAACTTTTTCTTCCTTAATCATTCTGCCCAGCTGCGAGCATAAAGAGTCCATCTGTTAGTGCGCATTTTCAAAGTTGATAAGGTGCCTAGCGCTCCATCGGTTCAAAGTGGCTGAGCAACCTTTTGGTCTTCAGCATTTGCCGGTAGTTTGCTGTTCCCTCCAAATCAGAATCCATCAGAGATCTTGTAGTGGTAGAAGCACGAGAACATGATCTAACGGTTGACACAGAGGAACAATTTTGAACGAACGTCTACTGCATGTCTATAGCGAGGATTTTTTTCCGTCTTAAACTTACTGTAAACCGATGAATGCAGATTGTCTGAAATTGACCGTCCATGTTCTAGCAGCAACAATATGTGCATTCACTGTAAAGCCCGATGTGCAGAGATATTCCAGGTCAATGGCAATTTCTGTCTGGACTGTTGGCAAGAGTTGACGCATCCAGATGTCTGATTTACATAGCCGACAGCATCGCACCACATGCCTTTCTCGCTTTTTACCTTTGCAAATGGTAATGGTTGTTGCTGTCCATTCTCTTTGTAAGAGAAATCCTGTGCCTTGCAATGCTCTCTATCGGGTCCTATTACGATCTCAAAACAAGAGAGGTCAACGATAGATTATGGATGGTTTTTGGCGGCGCAGGGTTGGTTCTCTATGCATGGGAATACGCGTCTGGAGTAACGGCCGACGTGCAGATGATTCTGGTCTCTGTATCTCTGACTGCTGCGATTGCAATCGCTCTGTACAGGTATGGTTTCTTTGGCGGCGCAGATGCTAAAGCGCTTGTGGCCGTTTCCGTGATTCTGCCTGTTTATCATCTGTTGATGTCTTCCTTCTATGTGCATCCGCTAACAGGGATAACGGTACTGACAAATGCTGTGCTCTTTGCTCTGGTGGTGCCTCTGTACAATGCACTGAGCAACCTGATAAAGGTGGCAAGGGGGGAGAGGATTTTCGAAGGTTTTGACGAGCCCACGTGGAAAAAGATACTGGCATGCTTTGTAGGCACTCCGTCGAGTAGGCCGATACGTCATCATTTGGTGATCGAGTGCTCGGCAGGTGAAGGGAAAAAGAGGTTTTCTTTCCGCTTAAACTGTGATGAAGATGATAGCGACAGCAAAGGGTCCTGCTGTGCCGAGTCTTCTGTAGGCGGTCGGACATGGCTGTCCCAGAACCTGCCGTTCTTGGTATTCATTCTCGCAGGATTTCTTGTTACGATGCTATTTGGAGACATGCTGCTGTTGATGCTACAGCACCAATGAATCTGCCGAGTATCATAACAATTTGAAAGCAACCAAAGTTGGCGGCATCTTCTCAAATCCTATTTCTTGCCATCTTTTGCTGTCTCGGCTTCTTTCAGTTGTTTTAGTGCAAAGTTTATCGCATGCGAGTAGCTGCCAAACCTCAATCTCTCGATCTCTTTTGTGACCCATTGGTACAGCTCGTCTTCCAGCGTTATCTGCAATCGCTTCATCTCTTCTATCGCTCTGTGTATGTTTGTGTATAGTTGTATCATAAAGACATTGTTATACACAATCTTTATATTATACAGCAAATGTGTAGGATTGTGTATTGATATGCCTAGAATTAACCTGACTGTGGATAATGACAATTACCAATTCTTGAAACAGATGAAGGATTCCGGTAAGGCTGCATCATTGAGTCATGCAGTGAGGCTGGCTATCCAAGAATACCGTACACTGCACGGAAAGCCAAGGTCAAGAAAAAGGGGATCGGTAAAAGATGACGGACGTTAAAGGGTCTTTGCAACCGTGCCGTCTCTGTTCCGCATTGAAGGAGGAAATCGAGCTGTGCCAAACAAGGGGCGAAGGAGAGAGGGAGACCGTGCTAAGCTTTCTGTTGAAAGGACATCAGGAG
The sequence above is drawn from the Nitrososphaera viennensis EN76 genome and encodes:
- a CDS encoding TRAM domain-containing protein, which codes for MSYGERRGGGGGFERRGFGGPKPVEEGKEYDVEVTEVSRQGDGIARIQGFVIFVKGAKVGDKCKVKIKSVGPRFATAEKV
- a CDS encoding DUF6788 family protein is translated as MIKEEKVLAEQIKQVQKEVDELSVQYGGSIQVRFIRCGSPNCYCARTKKGHGPYYYLERRVSARKVEMIYLGKEKADVNHYNNYHCKMSNLKKRLRAMKKKHQQLCGAITGITQLVKTDFE
- a CDS encoding A24 family peptidase: MLLSILFVREILCLAMLSIGSYYDLKTREVNDRLWMVFGGAGLVLYAWEYASGVTADVQMILVSVSLTAAIAIALYRYGFFGGADAKALVAVSVILPVYHLLMSSFYVHPLTGITVLTNAVLFALVVPLYNALSNLIKVARGERIFEGFDEPTWKKILACFVGTPSSRPIRHHLVIECSAGEGKKRFSFRLNCDEDDSDSKGSCCAESSVGGRTWLSQNLPFLVFILAGFLVTMLFGDMLLLMLQHQ